A DNA window from Vibrio cidicii contains the following coding sequences:
- a CDS encoding efflux RND transporter periplasmic adaptor subunit: MNPSFTRSAAARRTFISTVIMSAFLLAGCGEAPQVSTPAPIIKPALTEIVASQQASDLTFNGVVRAAQRADLAFRISGRLTDIDVKEGDQVKKGQLLATLDSRDVKTALESAQLELKNTEQEYRRAKTVFEKTQAISKAELDKVTNRYDLAKNRVEEAKRKLEYTQITAPFDGIISEKVVENFAQIQANQVIMTLQDLNDLEVAIEIPHRVMIAGVRNTRAIAELSAIPNQQFDLQLRTYSTQASSDSQTYSVVLGFEDLKGFRVMPGMSAKVIPVQENSEGERRLITLPITALVPDNQGKQYVWVVNAQNQAEKRYVEIGPTYKDRVVIQQNLTPGEQVIIAGVSSVREGMQVRPYTEKDGAQ, encoded by the coding sequence ATGAATCCTTCTTTTACTCGTTCCGCCGCAGCGAGACGAACGTTTATCAGTACGGTTATTATGTCGGCTTTCCTGCTAGCCGGTTGTGGCGAAGCACCACAAGTCAGCACGCCAGCCCCGATCATCAAGCCAGCATTGACTGAAATTGTCGCTAGCCAACAAGCTTCCGATCTGACCTTTAACGGAGTCGTCAGAGCCGCGCAACGTGCTGATCTCGCCTTCCGCATCAGTGGCCGTCTTACGGATATCGACGTCAAAGAAGGCGACCAAGTGAAAAAGGGGCAATTGCTTGCTACCCTCGATTCTAGAGATGTCAAAACGGCATTGGAATCCGCTCAACTTGAGCTGAAAAACACCGAGCAAGAATACCGCCGCGCGAAAACGGTGTTCGAGAAGACCCAAGCCATTTCTAAAGCTGAGTTAGATAAAGTCACTAACCGCTATGATCTGGCGAAGAATCGTGTGGAAGAAGCAAAACGCAAACTGGAGTACACGCAAATCACCGCTCCGTTTGACGGCATCATCAGTGAAAAGGTGGTGGAAAATTTTGCTCAAATCCAAGCCAATCAGGTGATCATGACGCTGCAAGACCTGAATGATTTGGAAGTAGCGATTGAAATTCCGCACCGCGTGATGATTGCTGGTGTTCGCAATACCCGTGCCATTGCCGAACTTAGCGCCATTCCTAATCAGCAGTTTGATTTACAACTGCGTACCTACTCCACTCAAGCCAGTTCTGATTCGCAAACCTATTCTGTGGTACTGGGCTTTGAAGATTTGAAAGGCTTCCGCGTCATGCCTGGCATGTCTGCCAAAGTTATCCCTGTGCAAGAAAATTCTGAGGGAGAGCGTCGCTTGATCACTCTGCCCATCACGGCACTCGTACCAGATAACCAAGGCAAACAATATGTTTGGGTGGTAAATGCACAAAACCAAGCAGAAAAACGCTACGTTGAAATCGGTCCTACTTATAAAGACCGCGTCGTTATTCAGCAGAATCTCACCCCCGGTGAACAAGTCATCATCGCTGGTGTTTCTAGCGTTCGAGAAGGCATGCAAGTGCGTCCGTATACTGAGAAAGACGGAGCCCAATAA
- the vexD gene encoding efflux RND transporter permease subunit VexD encodes MDIARYTLAKRTSVWVLIVLTLIGGYISYLKLGRFEDPEFVIRQAVIITPYPGATAQEVSDEVTDVIEGAVQALQELKEVKSVSMQGRSEVTVEIKLEFAKSSAQLQQVWDKLRRKVAEAQRQLPPGAGAPIVNDDFADVYALFYAVTGEGFSDKQLQDYVDTLRRELVLVPGVAKAATLAEQQEAIFIEMSSDRMAEYGLSVERVLQVLQKQSLVTVAGTVDANAMRIPVIPTSNISSFADLNNLQVAVGSNNAIVRLGDIANISRGYTEPASMLMRYNGQRAIGFGISNMTGGNVVEMGDAVKARLAQLEDQRPLGMELHVISMQSDSVRASVANFIDNLIAAVAIVFVVLLLFMGVRSGVIIGFVLLLTVAGTLCVMLIDDIAMQRISLGALIIALGMLVDNAIVVTDGVLVRFQQEPNADKQQVVSEVVNATKWPLLGGTVVGIFAFSAIGLSPSDMGEYAGSLFWVILYSMFLSWVFAVTVTPMLCHDFLRVKAQTQQTKPSKMVTGYKAVLQWVLSHRVVSCLMLLGTLIAAIWGAQFIPPGFMPESQRPQFVVDVSLPQGSDIRRTEQVVASIEKDVAQKAGITNITSFIGGGGLRFMLTYAPEARNPSYGQLLIDIDDYTKIAPLVGELQSELDAKYPDASIKVWKFMLGRGGGKKIEAGFKGPDSHVLRQLAEQAKAIMHNDPNLIAVQDDWRQQVPVLQPVYSAQEAQRLGLTTQEISAAIAQTLSGRNVGVYREGNDLIPLIVRAPESERNHERAIENSEVFSAQTGRYIPVSQLVDSVNTVYQDALLRRINRMPTILVQADPAPGVMTADAFNHVREKIEQIELPAGYELIWYGEYKASNDANEGLAISAPYGFAAMILAVVFMFNALRQPLVIWMTAPFAVVGVTIGLIAFQTPFEFMAILGFLSLIGMMVKNAIVLVDQADAEIKAGKEAYFAIIDAAVSRARPVLLGAFTTILGVAPLLVDPFFKSMAVTIMFGLLFATILTLVVIPLFYSIFFRVKKTM; translated from the coding sequence ATGGATATTGCACGTTATACCTTGGCTAAACGCACCAGCGTTTGGGTGCTGATTGTCCTTACTTTGATTGGCGGTTACATCAGCTATTTGAAACTGGGCCGCTTTGAAGATCCTGAGTTTGTGATTCGCCAAGCGGTGATCATTACTCCGTATCCGGGCGCAACGGCGCAGGAAGTATCCGATGAAGTCACAGATGTGATTGAAGGCGCGGTACAAGCACTGCAAGAGCTCAAAGAAGTGAAATCGGTTTCGATGCAAGGACGCTCTGAGGTCACCGTCGAAATCAAACTCGAATTTGCTAAATCTTCGGCTCAGTTGCAGCAAGTCTGGGATAAGCTACGTCGCAAAGTCGCGGAAGCCCAACGTCAGCTCCCTCCTGGAGCGGGGGCGCCAATTGTGAATGATGATTTTGCCGATGTGTATGCACTGTTTTATGCTGTCACCGGTGAAGGCTTTAGCGATAAGCAGTTGCAAGACTACGTTGATACTTTGCGCCGTGAACTGGTGCTCGTACCGGGCGTCGCCAAAGCCGCTACGTTAGCCGAGCAACAAGAGGCCATTTTCATCGAAATGTCCAGCGACCGAATGGCGGAATATGGCCTATCTGTCGAGCGCGTGCTGCAAGTGTTGCAAAAACAAAGTTTAGTGACGGTAGCCGGCACGGTAGACGCTAACGCGATGCGCATTCCAGTGATCCCAACCTCTAACATCAGCTCGTTTGCCGACCTTAATAATTTACAAGTTGCGGTGGGCAGCAATAACGCCATTGTCCGTTTAGGGGATATCGCCAATATCAGTCGTGGCTACACTGAACCTGCGTCGATGCTCATGCGTTACAACGGCCAACGTGCGATTGGCTTTGGTATTTCCAACATGACTGGCGGTAACGTGGTTGAGATGGGGGACGCTGTGAAAGCGCGTCTGGCCCAACTGGAAGATCAACGTCCACTGGGTATGGAACTGCATGTTATCTCAATGCAGTCTGACTCGGTTCGTGCTTCGGTCGCTAATTTTATCGATAACCTCATCGCAGCTGTCGCGATCGTGTTTGTGGTGTTACTTCTGTTTATGGGGGTACGCTCTGGCGTGATCATCGGCTTTGTTCTGCTGCTTACCGTGGCCGGTACCTTGTGTGTGATGTTAATCGATGACATCGCCATGCAACGTATTTCTTTAGGTGCGCTCATCATTGCCCTCGGCATGTTAGTAGACAACGCGATTGTGGTCACAGATGGCGTACTAGTGCGATTTCAGCAAGAACCGAACGCAGATAAGCAACAAGTGGTATCCGAAGTGGTGAATGCCACAAAATGGCCACTGCTTGGTGGTACGGTGGTGGGTATTTTTGCCTTCAGCGCGATTGGCCTTTCACCTTCTGATATGGGTGAATACGCGGGCTCTCTGTTCTGGGTGATCCTCTACTCGATGTTTTTGAGTTGGGTATTTGCGGTCACGGTAACACCGATGCTGTGTCACGACTTTTTACGGGTCAAAGCACAAACGCAACAAACCAAGCCCTCTAAAATGGTGACGGGTTATAAAGCAGTGTTGCAGTGGGTTCTGAGCCATCGTGTCGTGAGCTGTTTAATGCTGCTTGGCACTCTGATTGCCGCAATTTGGGGCGCTCAATTTATTCCACCGGGCTTTATGCCCGAATCGCAACGCCCGCAATTCGTAGTCGATGTCTCTTTGCCTCAAGGCTCAGACATTCGTCGTACCGAACAAGTGGTGGCAAGCATTGAGAAAGACGTGGCACAGAAAGCAGGCATCACCAATATCACTAGCTTTATCGGTGGGGGTGGTCTGCGATTTATGCTCACTTATGCTCCTGAGGCACGTAACCCAAGTTACGGACAACTGCTGATCGATATTGATGACTACACCAAAATTGCGCCACTGGTGGGTGAACTACAAAGCGAGTTAGATGCGAAATACCCAGATGCTTCGATCAAAGTGTGGAAGTTTATGCTCGGTCGTGGCGGCGGTAAGAAAATTGAAGCCGGTTTCAAAGGGCCAGACAGCCATGTGCTGCGCCAATTGGCTGAGCAAGCCAAAGCCATTATGCATAACGACCCGAACCTGATCGCGGTGCAAGATGACTGGCGTCAGCAAGTGCCGGTATTGCAGCCGGTGTATTCAGCGCAAGAAGCTCAACGCCTTGGTTTGACCACACAAGAAATCAGCGCGGCGATCGCGCAAACGTTGAGTGGACGTAATGTTGGTGTGTATCGTGAAGGCAATGATTTGATCCCGCTGATTGTCCGTGCACCAGAGAGTGAACGTAACCACGAACGTGCAATTGAGAACAGTGAAGTCTTCAGTGCGCAAACGGGCCGCTACATTCCAGTTAGCCAGTTGGTGGACTCGGTAAACACGGTCTATCAAGATGCTTTGCTGCGCCGCATCAACCGCATGCCGACCATTTTAGTACAAGCCGATCCCGCCCCAGGAGTGATGACTGCGGACGCTTTCAACCATGTACGTGAAAAAATCGAGCAGATTGAATTGCCCGCTGGCTATGAGCTGATTTGGTACGGCGAATATAAGGCATCAAACGACGCCAATGAAGGCCTAGCAATTTCAGCACCTTACGGCTTTGCAGCGATGATTCTCGCGGTGGTATTTATGTTTAACGCACTGCGTCAGCCACTCGTGATCTGGATGACGGCGCCTTTTGCCGTCGTGGGTGTCACCATTGGCCTCATCGCCTTTCAAACCCCATTCGAGTTTATGGCAATCCTCGGCTTTTTAAGCTTGATTGGTATGATGGTGAAAAACGCAATTGTGTTAGTTGACCAGGCCGATGCTGAAATCAAAGCAGGGAAAGAAGCTTACTTCGCAATTATTGATGCTGCGGTGAGCCGCGCACGGCCAGTATTGCTCGGCGCTTTCACCACCATTTTAGGTGTAGCACCTCTGCTGGTGGATCCTTTCTTTAAAAGTATGGCGGTGACCATCATGTTTGGTTTGTTGTTTGCTACCATCCTCACCTTAGTGGTGATACCACTGTTTTATTCGATATTTTTTCGAGTAAAAAAAACAATGTGA
- the vceB gene encoding multidrug efflux MFS transporter permease subunit VceB, which translates to MSHSSDQAIQPLSGGALFIGALCLAMANFLAILDTTIANVSVSNIAGSLGTSTSQGTYVITSYAVAEAISVPLTGWLASRFGSIRVFVTCFILFGVFSLLCGMADSMSTLVMFRVFLGFAGGPLMPLSQTLMIRIFPKHKSHAAIGIWSMTTLIAPIMGPILGGYLCDQYSWPYIFMVKMPFAIIAGLLCWKLLLRFETKTAKAKIDKVGLLLLVVWVAALQLMLDEGKDHDWFESSRIVFLAVVAVIGFIAFLIWELTEKNPVVDLKVFRHRGYSMSMVTLSLAFGAFFSISVLTPLWLQIYMGYTATISGFATAKMGILAVFLAPIVANLASKYDPRPFVFTGVMWLGLWTLYRSFGSVEMTFAQISWPLFFQGIGMPLFFVPLTAIALGSVKPHEMESAAGLMNFIRTLSGAFATSMINTSWEHETRYVHAELAGLTDRSGVALAAMQNGGMSAEQARSSMDWMLQGQSVMIATNQLFMVIACIFALAACMIWLAPKPKRGVDTSSVH; encoded by the coding sequence ATGAGTCATTCCTCCGACCAAGCGATCCAGCCCCTATCGGGAGGGGCACTTTTTATCGGCGCGCTCTGTTTGGCAATGGCCAATTTTCTCGCCATTCTCGATACCACCATCGCGAACGTTTCGGTTTCCAATATTGCAGGTAGCCTCGGTACGTCGACCAGTCAGGGTACTTATGTGATTACCTCATATGCGGTGGCTGAGGCGATATCCGTTCCATTAACTGGCTGGCTTGCGTCGCGTTTCGGATCAATTCGCGTGTTTGTCACTTGCTTTATCTTGTTTGGTGTCTTTTCGCTGCTTTGCGGTATGGCGGACAGCATGAGCACATTGGTGATGTTTCGTGTTTTTCTTGGCTTCGCGGGTGGCCCTCTGATGCCTCTATCGCAAACCTTGATGATTCGCATCTTTCCCAAACACAAGAGTCACGCGGCGATAGGCATTTGGAGTATGACCACCTTGATCGCGCCGATCATGGGGCCAATACTGGGGGGCTACTTGTGCGATCAATACAGCTGGCCTTACATCTTCATGGTGAAAATGCCGTTTGCTATCATTGCGGGCTTGCTATGCTGGAAACTGCTGCTGAGATTTGAAACCAAGACGGCGAAAGCAAAAATCGACAAAGTGGGTCTACTGTTGCTGGTCGTTTGGGTGGCCGCCCTGCAATTGATGCTGGATGAAGGTAAAGATCACGACTGGTTTGAATCTTCTCGAATTGTCTTTTTGGCGGTTGTGGCGGTGATTGGTTTTATCGCGTTTCTAATATGGGAACTGACCGAAAAGAATCCCGTGGTGGATCTCAAAGTCTTTCGCCATCGAGGCTACAGCATGAGTATGGTGACGCTCTCCTTGGCATTTGGTGCTTTCTTTAGCATCTCTGTGTTGACGCCGCTTTGGCTACAAATCTACATGGGCTATACCGCCACCATCTCCGGTTTTGCGACGGCGAAAATGGGCATTTTAGCGGTGTTTTTAGCGCCGATTGTTGCTAACTTGGCGTCAAAATATGATCCTCGGCCGTTCGTCTTTACCGGGGTAATGTGGCTTGGGTTGTGGACCTTATATCGCAGTTTTGGATCGGTCGAGATGACTTTCGCCCAGATCAGTTGGCCGCTGTTTTTCCAAGGTATCGGCATGCCGCTGTTTTTTGTGCCGCTGACAGCGATTGCCTTGGGAAGTGTCAAACCGCATGAAATGGAATCTGCGGCAGGGCTAATGAATTTTATTCGAACCTTGTCCGGTGCGTTTGCCACATCGATGATCAATACCTCGTGGGAGCATGAAACGCGGTATGTGCATGCGGAGTTAGCAGGCTTAACCGATCGCAGTGGTGTGGCGCTAGCAGCAATGCAAAATGGTGGAATGAGTGCTGAGCAAGCACGCTCTAGCATGGATTGGATGCTGCAAGGGCAAAGTGTCATGATCGCGACTAACCAACTTTTTATGGTGATTGCGTGTATCTTTGCGCTGGCGGCTTGCATGATATGGCTAGCGCCTAAGCCCAAACGAGGCGTCGATACTTCGTCGGTACACTGA
- a CDS encoding paraquat-inducible protein A, with protein sequence MDRVDKRLISCDECGLIATVPALSQAQTAHCPRCGHTLTQTQKHPYQTAIALAISCLMLLVLSLAFPFMSFSVQGLTQEITLLNAAKMLGEFQNVLLAILLFATVILFPALYISLLLFLYYKAAQSKQRALSKREIQLATLLCKALFKVQPWMMVDVFLIGVLVSLIKIASLAEVAMGYSFWAFCLFSVLVVKTVSLVDRYWLWQHFIPALIPQGVTSGQTHCTHNHVSCHTCQQINLLTPEHKKPSCIRCGSRLHAYHPQLNLQRAWALLFAAVIFYIPANLYPMMYTVSLGQSEGSTIMQGVILLWHLGSYPIAMVIFLASIFIPMAKMFALGWLYWQAGKLNVFPEKQNLKRLKVYRITELIGRWSMIDIFVVAILVALVQLNNLMAIYPGPAALSFAAVVILTMLSAMVFDPKTLWQESPKTSQTKFNGKGFL encoded by the coding sequence ATGGATAGGGTCGACAAACGTTTAATTAGCTGTGATGAATGTGGACTCATCGCCACAGTGCCAGCGTTAAGCCAAGCACAAACCGCACACTGCCCCCGTTGCGGTCATACGCTTACCCAAACCCAAAAGCACCCCTATCAAACCGCTATCGCCCTGGCGATAAGTTGTTTGATGTTATTGGTGCTTAGCCTTGCGTTCCCGTTCATGTCGTTTAGTGTGCAAGGATTGACTCAGGAAATTACGCTCCTGAATGCGGCAAAAATGTTGGGGGAATTCCAAAATGTCTTATTAGCCATTTTACTTTTCGCCACCGTTATTCTCTTTCCCGCGCTTTATATTTCCCTCCTGCTGTTTTTGTATTATAAAGCGGCGCAAAGCAAACAACGGGCGCTTTCGAAACGTGAAATCCAGTTAGCAACACTGTTGTGCAAAGCATTGTTTAAAGTCCAGCCGTGGATGATGGTGGATGTCTTTTTAATTGGCGTATTAGTCAGCCTCATCAAAATTGCCTCACTGGCCGAAGTGGCGATGGGGTATTCCTTTTGGGCGTTCTGCCTTTTTTCGGTCTTGGTGGTGAAAACGGTCTCGTTGGTGGATCGTTATTGGTTGTGGCAGCATTTTATTCCAGCGCTGATTCCACAAGGAGTCACCTCTGGGCAAACCCACTGCACTCACAACCACGTCAGTTGCCATACTTGTCAGCAAATCAATCTGCTTACGCCTGAGCATAAAAAGCCTTCTTGTATACGCTGTGGTAGCCGCCTGCATGCCTATCACCCACAACTCAATTTACAGCGTGCTTGGGCATTACTGTTTGCTGCGGTGATTTTTTATATTCCGGCCAATCTTTACCCGATGATGTACACCGTCAGTCTCGGCCAATCGGAAGGTTCAACCATTATGCAGGGCGTGATTCTCTTATGGCATCTTGGCTCCTACCCGATTGCGATGGTGATTTTCTTAGCCAGTATTTTCATTCCGATGGCGAAGATGTTTGCGCTCGGCTGGCTTTATTGGCAAGCCGGAAAACTGAACGTTTTTCCTGAAAAGCAGAATCTAAAACGCCTCAAAGTCTATCGAATCACCGAGCTTATCGGGCGTTGGTCAATGATCGATATTTTTGTGGTGGCGATCTTGGTGGCCTTGGTGCAACTGAATAACCTGATGGCCATCTATCCGGGTCCTGCGGCGCTCTCTTTTGCAGCGGTAGTGATCTTAACCATGTTATCGGCAATGGTTTTTGACCCCAAAACATTGTGGCAAGAATCGCCTAAAACCTCCCAAACAAAATTCAATGGAAAAGGCTTTCTATGA
- a CDS encoding ABC-type transport auxiliary lipoprotein family protein, with protein sequence MMIRWLTVLLSVVMFGCSSNTQEHPINYFLLDNTFNTSALESHEKQTLLVVYPVTLSSHLDTPSIIYQTTDTQVVKAQRNQWADSLSNQITKKLVQSLRHSQERYWPIELSALVTQKKNKLQISLTKFNGTFSGDAEIQGEWTLFDTQNRLVINRSFLITVPLQEEGYRALVKALSTGVDLIGDEISTQLTTTKAKSETQTKG encoded by the coding sequence ATGATGATTAGATGGCTTACGGTTTTACTCTCGGTCGTCATGTTCGGTTGCAGCAGCAATACGCAGGAGCATCCAATCAACTACTTTTTACTCGACAATACTTTCAATACGTCGGCACTAGAGAGCCATGAAAAACAAACACTGCTGGTCGTGTACCCGGTCACTCTCAGTTCGCATCTTGATACACCGAGCATCATTTACCAAACGACAGATACTCAAGTGGTTAAAGCGCAGAGAAACCAATGGGCAGACTCTCTATCTAACCAAATAACCAAGAAACTCGTTCAGAGTTTACGTCACTCGCAAGAGCGTTACTGGCCAATCGAGTTAAGCGCCCTGGTAACACAAAAGAAAAACAAGCTACAAATATCATTAACCAAGTTTAATGGCACCTTTTCGGGCGATGCAGAGATCCAAGGTGAGTGGACACTATTCGACACACAAAACCGTTTGGTTATCAATCGTAGTTTTTTGATTACCGTCCCACTACAAGAAGAAGGCTATCGTGCACTCGTTAAGGCACTATCTACAGGCGTTGACTTGATCGGGGATGAAATTAGCACTCAACTTACCACCACAAAAGCAAAATCGGAAACACAAACCAAAGGGTAA
- the pqiB gene encoding intermembrane transport protein PqiB, with amino-acid sequence MSDEIQANAEVTSQKQLSAIWIIPILALAMGLWMLFQYVNSTGPKITLILPTADGLEVGKTQIKALNVNVGVITDITLSENYDHIVATAQMSKDAERMLREDTLFWVVKPRIGREGISGLDTLLSGAYIQLQPGKVSTSKAYFNVMDLPPVAPPDTKGLRLLLTSKEAGKLSVGDPVMYEGFTVGRVETTQFDVESKKAHYQLFVFAPYDKLVTSRTFFWLNSGVSLQLNAEGLEFSLGSVESLLKGGVTFGLLQEEDSGQLITQQMTEFRLFDDVKQIREGMYDDYIEFVMMFDESVRGLNPSAPVEYRGLRIGTVTKVPLRTRTSNIDINTKRIPVLVRIELGRLYDNFTAAELPALQQRMQDEFAKGLRASLKSGNLVTGALYIDMDYFSDEATEQIARFDGYPVFPTKQGGFAEVQKQVTDLLRKVNQLPMDKTLLSLERTLQASERLLISAERILNKQEMQNLPVDIQASLRQLEQTISGLSPESTVYHELEMTLVDLKQIMSQLKPVVEQINSKPNSLVFGQDKITDPIPAKGKK; translated from the coding sequence ATGAGTGACGAAATCCAAGCTAACGCTGAGGTGACTTCGCAAAAGCAGCTATCTGCGATTTGGATTATTCCAATTCTCGCCCTCGCAATGGGACTATGGATGTTGTTTCAGTACGTTAATAGCACTGGCCCCAAAATCACCTTAATCCTGCCAACGGCAGATGGGTTGGAAGTGGGTAAAACCCAGATCAAAGCCTTGAATGTCAATGTCGGGGTCATCACCGACATTACCCTGAGCGAAAATTACGATCACATCGTGGCAACCGCACAAATGAGTAAAGATGCCGAACGCATGTTGCGAGAGGATACGCTCTTTTGGGTGGTTAAACCCCGCATTGGCAGAGAAGGCATTTCTGGGCTTGATACCTTACTTTCTGGAGCCTACATTCAGCTCCAGCCGGGCAAGGTATCAACCTCTAAGGCTTATTTCAACGTAATGGACTTGCCCCCTGTAGCACCACCGGATACAAAAGGCTTACGTTTATTACTGACCAGTAAAGAAGCGGGAAAACTCAGTGTGGGCGACCCCGTGATGTATGAAGGTTTTACCGTGGGACGCGTCGAAACAACTCAGTTTGATGTTGAAAGTAAAAAAGCCCATTACCAACTCTTCGTATTCGCACCCTACGATAAATTAGTGACTAGTCGCACTTTTTTCTGGCTTAACTCCGGCGTCAGCCTTCAACTCAATGCCGAAGGTCTTGAGTTTAGTTTAGGTTCCGTCGAAAGCCTACTCAAAGGCGGCGTCACCTTTGGCCTGCTGCAAGAAGAGGATTCGGGTCAACTGATTACTCAGCAAATGACCGAGTTTCGCTTATTTGATGATGTAAAACAGATCCGCGAAGGCATGTACGACGACTATATCGAGTTTGTGATGATGTTTGATGAGTCAGTACGTGGGCTCAATCCTTCGGCTCCCGTCGAATATCGTGGCTTACGCATTGGTACCGTGACCAAAGTTCCATTGAGAACACGCACCTCAAACATTGACATCAATACCAAACGTATCCCAGTTTTAGTTCGTATTGAACTTGGCCGACTATACGATAATTTCACTGCTGCTGAACTCCCTGCTTTGCAACAACGTATGCAAGATGAGTTCGCAAAAGGTCTAAGAGCCTCATTAAAGAGTGGGAATCTTGTAACTGGCGCATTGTACATAGACATGGACTATTTTTCTGACGAAGCAACAGAGCAGATCGCTCGCTTTGACGGCTACCCTGTCTTTCCAACCAAGCAAGGCGGTTTCGCTGAGGTTCAGAAACAAGTAACTGACTTGCTGAGGAAAGTGAATCAATTACCCATGGATAAGACCTTATTGTCATTAGAACGTACTTTGCAGGCATCAGAAAGATTGCTAATTTCAGCCGAGCGCATTCTTAATAAACAAGAGATGCAAAATCTGCCCGTGGATATTCAAGCGAGCTTAAGACAACTGGAACAGACAATCTCAGGTCTGAGTCCTGAATCGACGGTATATCATGAGTTGGAAATGACGCTTGTCGATCTCAAGCAAATCATGTCACAGCTCAAGCCTGTAGTTGAGCAGATTAACAGCAAGCCCAACTCTCTCGTTTTTGGTCAAGATAAGATTACCGACCCTATACCAGCAAAAGGAAAAAAATGA